In one window of uncultured Acetobacteroides sp. DNA:
- the mdh gene encoding malate dehydrogenase, with translation MMKITVVGAGNVGATCAHEIARKDLCNEVVLVDVREGVAQGKALDMWQTAPIQGFSTRVTGVGPEGYDKTAGSEVVVITAGLPRKPGMSRDDLISTNAKIVKEVTENIIKHSPDAKIIVVSNPLDVMTYAAFLAAKVPSNRVFGMAGILDTARYKAFIASELNVSPIGIEALLLGGHGDTMVPLPSYTSVCGIPVRQLIAEDRLQEIIKRTQNGGGEIVALQGTSAWYAPGTAAAQMVEAIVRDTKSVYPVCAMLNGEYGMKGIALGVPVVLGKNGIEKIIDLKLTAEEQAQLETSAKAVKNVMNVLDEMKMF, from the coding sequence ATTATGAAAATTACAGTTGTAGGTGCTGGTAATGTGGGCGCAACTTGTGCTCACGAGATTGCTCGCAAGGATCTTTGCAACGAGGTTGTATTGGTTGACGTTCGTGAAGGCGTTGCTCAAGGTAAGGCCCTTGATATGTGGCAAACTGCACCTATCCAAGGATTCAGCACCCGTGTTACTGGTGTTGGTCCAGAAGGCTACGACAAAACTGCAGGTTCTGAAGTTGTAGTTATTACTGCAGGTCTTCCTCGTAAGCCCGGTATGAGCCGCGACGACCTAATTTCGACCAACGCTAAGATTGTTAAGGAAGTTACCGAAAACATCATTAAGCATTCTCCAGATGCTAAGATCATCGTTGTATCGAACCCACTTGATGTTATGACCTACGCTGCATTCCTTGCTGCTAAGGTTCCATCAAACCGCGTATTCGGTATGGCTGGTATCCTTGATACTGCTCGCTACAAAGCGTTCATCGCATCGGAGCTTAACGTTTCGCCTATCGGCATCGAAGCGCTTCTTTTGGGTGGTCATGGTGACACCATGGTTCCACTACCAAGCTATACCTCAGTTTGCGGTATTCCAGTACGTCAGCTAATCGCTGAAGATCGCCTTCAGGAGATCATCAAGCGCACCCAAAACGGTGGTGGCGAGATCGTAGCTCTTCAAGGAACTTCTGCTTGGTATGCTCCTGGTACTGCTGCTGCCCAAATGGTAGAGGCTATCGTACGCGACACCAAGTCGGTTTACCCAGTTTGCGCTATGCTTAACGGCGAGTACGGCATGAAGGGCATCGCCCTTGGCGTACCTGTTGTACTTGGCAAGAACGGTATCGAAAAGATCATCGACCTTAAGCTTACCGCTGAAGAGCAAGCTCAGCTTGAAACCAGCGCTAAGGCGGTTAAGAACGTAATGAACGTTCTTGATGAAATGAAGATGTTCTAG